The following coding sequences are from one Apodemus sylvaticus chromosome X, mApoSyl1.1, whole genome shotgun sequence window:
- the LOC127674536 gene encoding syntaxin-3-like — protein MKDRLEELKNHINHRRFSSELDDTLMFDNDAFEKTETNTIELFLQEVAELYLALTELEGLSQLIDKKQQGVLCCTTEESVFKEKNELNIIKTSFASQARLIQPQLSTIQHELAADCKYWRAEHRIRQSQLSFLLSHYRGIISHHYACETQNMVRLKEKMARQAELAGVKLQEEDLEKLVTNPVPPQIVGRDLDILKAKQGLALAEVRNQQLLDLECQISELHTIFFQVETFISGQQELLDSIEYNILHTQDYVEQSNETVKKALKYKRQSRFLMVLSTVAGLCACCTCLSCITGPVH, from the coding sequence ATGAAGGACAGATTAGAGGAACTGAAGAATCACATTAACCACAGAAGATTCTCTTCGGAGTTGGATGACACCTTGATGTTTGACAACGATGCTTTTGAAAAGACTGAAACAAACACCATAGAACTGTTTTTACAGGAAGTGGCTGAGCTGTACCTGGCACTGACAGAGTTAGAAGGGCTATCTCAGTTAATAGACAAGAAACAGCAAGGTGTCTTGTGTTGTACCACAGAGGAGAGTGTGTTTAAGGAGAAGAATGAATTGAACATCATAAAGACCTCCTTTGCTAGCCAAGCCCGACTCATCCAGCCTCAGCTAAGCACCATCCAGCATGAATTGGCTGCAGACTGTAAGTACTGGCGGGCTGAGCACCGCATTCGTCAGAGCCAGCTCTCTTTTCTCCTTAGTCATTACCGTGGCATCATCAGCCACCACTATGCCTGTGAGACTCAGAATATGGTCAGACTGAAAGAGAAGATGGCGAGACAGGCTGAACTAGCTGGGGTGAAGCTCCAGGAAGAAGACCTGGAGAAACTGGTGACTAACCCTGTGCCTCCTCAAATTGTGGGTCGTGATCTAGATATTTTGAAGGCAAAGCAGGGCCTGGCTTTGGCTGAAGTACGTAACCAGCAGCTGCTGGATCTGGAGTGCCAGATCAGTGAATTGCATACCATCTTCTTCCAAGTAGAAACGTTCATCTCAGGACAGCAAGAGTTGCTGGATAGCATTGAGTACAACATTTTGCACACCCAGGACTATGTTGAACAGTCCAATGAGACAGTGAAGAAAGCCCTTAAATATAAGCGTCAATCACGCTTTTTGATGGTGCTATCAACTGTTGCAGGTCTTTGTGCCTGTTGTACTTGCTTGTCCTGTATCACTGGGCCTGTACATTGA